ACAATGCTAACCCTTCTGACAAATACACTCACAACGACGCTACCCGTGACACTTACTACGCTGGCCTGAACTACGAAAACTCTGGCTTCTTCGGTCAATACGCCGGTGGTTTCCGTAAAAACGCCGTTTCTGAAAAAGACGGTCACGTACACCGCTTGGTAGGTGGTTACGATGCTAACAACCTGTTCGTATCTGTAGCTGGTCAATACGCTAAAAACTGGGAAACTTTGGGTGACTACGCTGAAGCCCAATCTAACGGTGTTGTAACTTCTGCTATGCGTGCTGCTGGTACTAACGCTTCTAACGTAGTATTCGGTACTGCTGCTGGCTTGGACAGCCGTCCTGCTGAAACTATCGAAGTTGCTGCTACTGCCGCTTACCGCGCTGGTAACGTAACTCCTCGCGTTTCTTACGCTCACGGCTTCAAAGCTAAAGTTGACGGCGAAAAACTGAAAGGCACTCAATACGACCAAGTTATCGTTGGTGCTGACTACGACTTCTCTAAACGCACTACTGCTCTGGTTTCTGCCGGCTGGTTGCGTGGTGCTGAATCTGGCCCTCACAAAGTTGAAACCATCTCTGGTTTGGTTGGCCTGCGTCACAAATTCTAATCTTCGGATTAGTATGAAAAAGAGCCTGTTTTATGCAGGCTCTTTTTTTATTCTATTCCCTACCCTCAACGAAAATTGATTTAAGCGTTGATATATAAAAAGGCCGTCTGAAACCAATTGGTTTCAGACGGCCTTTAGTCTATCTATCCCTATTGTCAAATTACAATAAGGTCAACAAACAAGATTTATTTTTCATTCAAAATCTTACCGACAATCTCGCCCACATCTTTGGACAAACCTTCTTGTGCATTGATGCGTTGCAATTCTTTGGTCATGACGGCTTTGCGGTTGGCTTCCAATTTGTTGCAGATGTTGAAAGCCTGCACCAGTCGGGCGGCAACTTGCGGGTTAAAGCGGTCGATTTCCATCACTTTATCGGCTATAAAGCGGTAGCCGCTACCATCTTCTGCATGGAAATGCGGAATATTGCGGCTGAAACTGATCAACAAAGAACGGGCTTTATTCGGGTTTTCAATACTGAACTTAGGATGACTCAAGGCCGTCTGAACTTGCGGTAAAGTATCTTTACGTCGACTTGAAGCAATCAGGGCAAAGTATTTGTCCATTACCAAAGCATCATCGGCGAATTTATCGGCAAATTGCGTCAACAAGCGATCGCGGATTTCGCTTTCATTGCTGTTGATTGCGGATAAGATGCCCCATTCGTGGGTCATGTTTTGCGCCATTGCTTCGTAATTCTCCGCAACGTGTTCGATATGCGCTGAGTCAGCACGTAGGACAAATGCCCTGCAAGCATTGCGCAAGGTACGCCAGCCGGCCAATTCCGGGCTGTATTCATAACGAACAGTGGCATCGGCTTGGTTTTCTTGCTCGGTAGCTTGACGGTTCAGCTCGCGCCATTGAGACAGGAACTTGACGGCAACGGCATTGAGTAAGGCTTCACGTGCCTGATGAACCTGAATCGGATCAATATTTTCTTCTTCCGCCCATACATCGGTTTCAGACGGCATTTGCAGCAAAATAGCGCGGAATGCCGGATCAAAGTCACCAGAAACCACCAAAGCCAAAGCATCCATCAATGCTTTGTGTTCAGGCAAAGGACGGCCTTCCGCCAATGCCTGACGGTTGGCGTTAATGGCGCGATGATATAAGGTTTGAGCAGCCTCCCAACGGGCAAACTCATTTTCATCTGCCGCCAGCAAAGTAGCCAATTCTTGCTCGCTGTACGGATAGTTCAGGGTAACAGGTGCAGAGAAATCTCGTAGCAGAGACGGGATAACCGGCTCATTGACGCCGCCCAACACAAAAGTCTGCTCGGCTTCGGTCAATACCAAAACCGCCTCTTTCACACGTTTGCCTTGATATTCAAACTCAACCGCTTCGCCTTTTTCGTTCAGCAAACCGGTTTTGACCGGAATCATCATCGGCTGCTTGTCCGCCATATCGGGCGTTGCCGGAATGGTTTGTTTGATGGTCAATTCAAACGCTCCATCTTTCAGACGGCCTTGAGCATCTAAAACCGGCGTACCGGCTTGGCTATACCACAAAGCGAACTGATCAAGATTGATGCCGTTTGCGTCTGCCATTGCGGCACGGAAATCATCGCAGGTTACTGCCTGACCGTCGTGGCGTTGGAAATACAACTTCATGCCTTTTTGGAAGCCTTCTTCTCCGAGCAAGGTGTGATACATGCGCACTACTTCCGCACCTTTTTCATAGACGGTCATGGTGTAGAAGTTGTTCATCTCTTCATAGCTGGCCGGGCGGACAGGATGCGCAGTCGGGCCCGCATCTTCAGGGAATTGGAACAAGCGCAGCATACGGACATTGTCGATACGGCGCACCACGCGGCTGGCCCGGTCGCCGGAAAACTCTTGATCGCGGAATACAGTCAAACCTTCTTTCAGCGACAATTGGAACCAATCGCGGCAGGTCACGCGGTTGCCTGTCCAGTTGTGGAAATATTCGTGTCCGACAACAGATTCGATGCCTTCAAAGTCGGTATCGGTCGCGGTACGGCTATTAGCCAGCACAAACTTGGTGTTGAAAATATTCAAACCTTTGTTTTCCATCGCGCCCATATTGAAATCACCTACGGCAACGACCATGAAAATATCCAAGTCGTATTCCAAGCCAAAGCGTGTTTCGTCCCATTTCATCGCATTTTTCAACGATTCAACTGCAAAACCGACTTTAGGTTTGTCTGTCTCAGTAGTGTAGAACTCGATTTTGACCTTACGGCCGCTCATGGTCGTAAAATAATCTTCCGTTACCGCCAAATCACCTGCCACCAGAGCAAAGAGATAGCTCGGTTTGGCAAACGGGTCTTCCCATTTCACCCAATGATGGCCGTCTGAAAACTCGCCGCCATCGATTTTATTGCCGTTAGACAGCAACACCGGATAGCGTTTTTTGTCTGCAACGATAGTGGTGGTAAATTTAGACATGACATCCGGACGGTCGATGTAGAACGTAATTTTGCGGAAACCTTCCGGTTCGCATTGAGTGAACAGGTTGCCGCCGGAAGCATACAGACCCATCAGAGATTTGTTCTCAGCCGGCAAAATTTCGGTTTCTACTTCCAGCGTGAAGTTTTCAGACGGCACGCCTGTAATCGTCAATTTTTCGTCTTCCAACACATAATCTACGGCCTGACCGTTTACTTTCACAGACAGCAGTTTTGCCGAACCATCCAATACCAATGGCTCTCCTGTTCTTTCAGGTTGAACGGTCAGACTGGATTTGACGATGGTTTGCGGTTCTAAAATATCGAAGTGCAGGTCGGTTTTCAGAATACGGTACGCTGGCGCGGAGTAGTCTTTCAAATAATGGATGGTTTTGCTCATTTGTTCTCTTTCAGAGTCATGCGGTAAATAGATGAAGCATATCGTTTCAGATAGCCTAAATTCAAGTGTTTTCAGAAAAAAAGGCCGTCTGAAACCTAAAATTTCAGACGGCCTCCCTATTCAGGCAGCAAATCTAGTTGCCTGTCATTGCCAACTTACCACTGATACAGCGCACCGGCACCGACACCGACATGACCGTCGGTATTGGCCGAGAAGTTGCCTTTGACAATCCAGTTGCCGCCGTCGCTCATCGCAGACACGCCGATGGCCATGGCAGACTGACCACCGTAGTAGCCGCTGCCAACACCGATACCGGTCGCACCCGGACGGGTTACTTGCGGAATCGAGCCTTGGGCAATCGCACCGGCCACACCCGCGTAGGCTTTCTTACCTACTTGGTTGATGTTGTTCTGCAACTCGGTACCCAAACCAATCAACTGATTCACGTTTGCCGCGTCTGTACCGTCTTTACCCGGAGCCACATTGGTAATGCGTTGGCCACCGTTGTTCAGACCGACAGGAGACAGTTTGACTTGGTTGTTCGGATTGTTTTCAGTCGGTGCAGCGATGGTTACGCCATCGTTGTTGACCACGGTATTGCCTGCGGTCAGACCGTCTTTGTTCAACGCAACTTTATCGCCAACTTTCACGCCGTCATTATTCATCACAGTATCGCCTGCTTTGAAGGTATCGGCATTCACTGTCTTCACGCTAATCTCGTCAGCCAACTTCAGTTGAGCGCCACCGGCTACGGTTTCGCTGATGATGTTGCTGTCGCCTTTAACGTTGATGGTGTCGCTCAACGCGTAGTTGTTGCTGCCGGTGGTACCGCCGAAGTTAATGCCTTTGGCGATAGTCGCAGCGTTGTTGGCTACGTTTTGGTTGGTTGCGTACAACTGGCTGCCGTTGACGGCATCTTTGCTGTTTGCATTGAGATCACCATCCGCTACGTTGGTTACTTTATTGCCCGCATTATCCAAGCCGTCTTTAGTCAGGTTTACCTTACCTGCTTTCAAGCCGTCTTTGTTCAATGCAACATCGTCGCCTACTTTCACACCGTCGTTGTTAACGGTGGTGTCGCCGGCTTTGACGCTGTCAACATCCAAGTCTTTATCGGTTGCCACCTCGTAAACAGTCTGACCTTTGTCGCCTGTTTTTTCAGTCACAACGATGTTCTTACCTTGAACGACTTCAGTCTTAGATGCCGCCGCAGCTTGTTTCAGTTGGGAAACATTGACTGCATCGGTGTCATCCGTACCGGCCGCAACGTTGGTAATCTTATTACCGCCATTGTTCAAGCCAGCTTTGGTCAGGTT
The window above is part of the Neisseria subflava genome. Proteins encoded here:
- a CDS encoding YadA family autotransporter adhesin, which produces ALTQDGVKAGDVKLTKDGLNNAGNKVTNVAAGTDDTDAVNYGQLKETNQNVANNAANIAKGINFGGTTGSNNYALGDTINVKGDSNIISETVAGGAQLKLADVLSVGQAAPVKIDGDKGEVSGLSNTTLGGNDFAQGKRAATEEQLNAAQDQLVNVLGGNAANNGGNISMTDIGGTGENNIHDAIKAVNATANLPLTFGGDSGKDVERKPGTKLNIVGGQTDAAKLSDGNIGVVANGSDKLEVKLAKDLAVDSVKAGDTTVNTDGVKVGDVNLTKAGLNNGGNKITNVAAGTDDTDAVNVAQLNKAAAAAKTEVVQGDNIVVTQDVGANGQTIYKVATDKNLKVDSVTAGDTVMNNDGVKVGDDVALNKDGLKAGDVNLTKAGLNNGGNKITNVAAGTDDTDAVNVSQLKQAAAASKTEVVQGKNIVVTEKTGDKGQTVYEVATDKDLDVDSVKAGDTTVNNDGVKVGDDVALNKDGLKAGKVNLTKDGLDNAGNKVTNVADGDLNANSKDAVNGSQLYATNQNVANNAATIAKGINFGGTTGSNNYALSDTINVKGDSNIISETVAGGAQLKLADEISVKTVNADTFKAGDTVMNNDGVKVGDKVALNKDGLTAGNTVVNNDGVTIAAPTENNPNNQVKLSPVGLNNGGQRITNVAPGKDGTDAANVNQLIGLGTELQNNINQVGKKAYAGVAGAIAQGSIPQVTRPGATGIGVGSGYYGGQSAMAIGVSAMSDGGNWIVKGNFSANTDGHVGVGAGALYQW
- the porB gene encoding trimeric porin PorB, translated to MKKSLIALTLAALPVAAMADVTLYGQIKAGVEVSKVKLGEQTAAKLGHEKSSKTATEIADFGSRIGFKGHEHLGNNLNAIWQVEQNTSIAGGDKEWASRESFIGLEGGFGKVRAGKLDSTVKNTSDNVDQWESSNGALNMSVFTRVDERAVSVRYDSPVFSGFSASVQYTPRDNANPSDKYTHNDATRDTYYAGLNYENSGFFGQYAGGFRKNAVSEKDGHVHRLVGGYDANNLFVSVAGQYAKNWETLGDYAEAQSNGVVTSAMRAAGTNASNVVFGTAAGLDSRPAETIEVAATAAYRAGNVTPRVSYAHGFKAKVDGEKLKGTQYDQVIVGADYDFSKRTTALVSAGWLRGAESGPHKVETISGLVGLRHKF
- the pepN gene encoding aminopeptidase N, with translation MSKTIHYLKDYSAPAYRILKTDLHFDILEPQTIVKSSLTVQPERTGEPLVLDGSAKLLSVKVNGQAVDYVLEDEKLTITGVPSENFTLEVETEILPAENKSLMGLYASGGNLFTQCEPEGFRKITFYIDRPDVMSKFTTTIVADKKRYPVLLSNGNKIDGGEFSDGHHWVKWEDPFAKPSYLFALVAGDLAVTEDYFTTMSGRKVKIEFYTTETDKPKVGFAVESLKNAMKWDETRFGLEYDLDIFMVVAVGDFNMGAMENKGLNIFNTKFVLANSRTATDTDFEGIESVVGHEYFHNWTGNRVTCRDWFQLSLKEGLTVFRDQEFSGDRASRVVRRIDNVRMLRLFQFPEDAGPTAHPVRPASYEEMNNFYTMTVYEKGAEVVRMYHTLLGEEGFQKGMKLYFQRHDGQAVTCDDFRAAMADANGINLDQFALWYSQAGTPVLDAQGRLKDGAFELTIKQTIPATPDMADKQPMMIPVKTGLLNEKGEAVEFEYQGKRVKEAVLVLTEAEQTFVLGGVNEPVIPSLLRDFSAPVTLNYPYSEQELATLLAADENEFARWEAAQTLYHRAINANRQALAEGRPLPEHKALMDALALVVSGDFDPAFRAILLQMPSETDVWAEEENIDPIQVHQAREALLNAVAVKFLSQWRELNRQATEQENQADATVRYEYSPELAGWRTLRNACRAFVLRADSAHIEHVAENYEAMAQNMTHEWGILSAINSNESEIRDRLLTQFADKFADDALVMDKYFALIASSRRKDTLPQVQTALSHPKFSIENPNKARSLLISFSRNIPHFHAEDGSGYRFIADKVMEIDRFNPQVAARLVQAFNICNKLEANRKAVMTKELQRINAQEGLSKDVGEIVGKILNEK